tccaactggtatttatGACTTCCCAACAGTTGAATTCCCACCTGGTTACGAATGCAGCATAATACACTGGAAAGGCCCTGGAGTCTGCAATTTGACTAAGTGTAGAAAATGTGAAACCAAAAGCAGATTAAAATTATGGCTAGGGGAAATTTGGAAATATACAGCTACAGCAATTCAAGAGTATTTGTAACACCGAGTACTGAAGCTGGCATTGATTAAAGTCTATTTTAAAAACAAAAGATTGAAACTCTGCTGTTATAGTGCCCCCAAGTGAGAATGCATAGTATAACAGTACATTGGTTTGGCGTATTTGAGCTGCGTCATGCAGTCTGGCGCTGGCAGGTCCAAACAGCATCACATGAAGACAAAAATATGGCGTTCACTATTTACCAAGCTGTGTGCAGTGTTTGAAACTGCACCATTAGGATTTCTTCCCATTGTCTTAACTGTGTTTTTACACATACATTAAAGGCCTAAATCTGAGAAAACCACCTGGACCAAAATGTCTCCCATGGGTCTtcccattgtaaaaaataaaagataAAGTACTGAGAAAACATGCAGGAAACAAATGGTTGATTTAAAGCAGTGCTAATAGAATAACTGGGTTGGTACGCTTTCAAAGGAATTACCCATATGGTGCGAGGTAAGGACAGATTGGATAGATGGTAGACCTCTTGTTAGATACCATCAGTTCATTTGATGCCATCTGCACAGCTAGAGAAAAAAGGTATTTCTATGCAGCACTAGAGTATTTCCCACTGCCACAAAATAAATAGCAGGGGTGGAGAGCCACTCTTTTGATCAGTGTGATGCCATGTGGCTATCCTGTTTAACATGCAGCTTTTGATGTCAAACTGCACCCACATTCATGTAACAAATGGGCCCCCTCACACATGTTGAGTCAAGACCTGAGCCTGCATGAACAGCCAGATCATTCTGCCGACCTAGGTGAAGACACTAGCTGAACCTGTGGCATGTAGCAGTTCACTTCCAGCCCATACTGCTTTTACATTTCGCAGAAGTTCTGCTCCAGAGACAGTGCATTCAAAGGGCAGTAACCGTCATTAAAGCAGCCATCAGCACTAGCATGCAAAGGCACTGTTCCCCCCATACTCTTCCCCATGTACTGTCCTATTCTCTACAAGACGCCACATCCTGTACAAGAAGCAGTTGGCTTTTTGCAACACTTCAATATTGACCAAATCATATAGCAATCTTGGTATGGTCCCTTCATTTTGCATGTAGTGGAATGTGCCATTGCAAAGCCAGCTATTAAGATCAAATAATTGAACCTCATGAAAACATGTCAATTTCAAATATTTATTGAATAAAATGTGGAATTTTATAAACAAGTCTGCCCCACTCCATTTTCAGTTGGTAGCCCAGCATCAATCCTAACATGGCTGACTTTTTAAAGGAAGAAGCACAACCTTGTAGATGGGAGATGCTGCGATGGTCAGAACTTCAGTCACTCTGCTGTAACCTGAAAGCATGCAGCCCCACAACATTGGAACTGCAGTTAAGTGCTTCTCCCCAAACTGAGCCACCCTTATCTATTCTAATCACCCCCCAAATCCCGCAACCACAACAGGATTCCGCATGAGGTGGCGGTTGATCATTTTATTGAAACTTGTACAAAACAAAAAGAGTTACATGGAATTGTGCTCTTCACACAGCAAACAAAAAACTATAAGGAAAAAACAAAATCACCACTCATCCCACATCTGTCAAGCCGTGTGTCCATGTTTGCACTGGACTGCTCCCGTATGAGAGGGGAGTTAAACTGGTAGTAAAAAGTCTCAATTCAGAGGTATTCATTATCTTAAAGGGGATGCGGTGATTGCAGCACGGGGGAGGGAAGTATCACAACCAGGGGAGATGAGGCTGCTGAGAGCTTCTAGAATCCGTGGACCTTGAGCTGCTCCTCTTTCGCCAGGCCAATCTGGAAGTGGGATGAGGGCAGAAGAGACATCACACAAAGGAACTTTGAACTCCTGTCACAGAACATTTACAAACAGGGGCTTTTCTATGAGAGCCATCTGTAGGGGCCATGACAGATAGCCACTTAGTACACACGCTGGGTACAATGTGCTATAGCAGGGACAAGAGTCAAACCTACCTCAATCAGAAACGTGCAGATATTCTTGCGCTGGTCACCTTGCAGCTGAATCACTTCCCCATACTCTGGGTGCTCAATCACTGTCCCATTGCAGGCAAATTTCTGTTGACAAAGCAGAACTAGTCAAATGGCCATTAGAACAAAACATGGATCTTTTAGTATACCAGCTAGTGTAAACTCCCTGCCATAACATACCTTCTTAAAGGCCTTGACTAGCTTCTTCTTATCATAGTCGATGGCTATGCCCTGGACCGTGGTCAGAGTCTTCCTGCCGTTACGCTGCTGGATTCTTATGTGGATGTAGTCGTCAGTCCCAGATGGGAGCCTGTCATTACCCTTAGTTGCATCAGCAAATGGGTCTGTGGGGAGAACACCATTTAAAATCAAATCACACTACAATTCAAAACAAACACCTGTCAAGTAAAAATACAAGGAAGCAACCTAAAGTGATAGCTAAAATGGCAGTGGTTTGTTT
Above is a window of Salmo salar chromosome ssa03, Ssal_v3.1, whole genome shotgun sequence DNA encoding:
- the LOC106600817 gene encoding eukaryotic translation initiation factor 1, translating into MSAIQNLQTFDPFADATKGNDRLPSGTDDYIHIRIQQRNGRKTLTTVQGIAIDYDKKKLVKAFKKKFACNGTVIEHPEYGEVIQLQGDQRKNICTFLIEIGLAKEEQLKVHGF